The DNA region GTGACATTTCTCACATTTATCACACACACTCCTAGCAGGGCAGACCTTTGAGTTATGACCAGTCTTAAGACAGCCAAAGCACAACTTTTCCGCCTGTACAAACTTCAATCTTTCTTCAACTGGTCTTTCCATAATCTTGCGACACTTATGAAGAGTGTGACCATATCTCTTACAAAAGACACATATAATACTAGTCTTTTCACTGGAACTAGTGGTGAATGTCTTGGCAGTTGAGTTGCGATTCCGTTGGAACTTATACTTATCTTGATCAGTGTACTTGGTTCTTTCTTGTTCTACTGGCTTTATTGCTTGCAGTGAGGTGATAGGATTGCATGCAATTCTAGCTTCTTTGTTGAGAAATTCAACAAAGTACTTGAAATCAGGGAATCTTCCACATTCATCTTGAAACTTGGTTGCTGCTCTATTCCAACGAGAACTTAACCATTCTGGCAATTTGGATGATATCCTTTGATTTTCAACACAGTCATTTAGAGCCTGTAAACCTTGAACATAAGGCATGGCGGATTCAACACTGCTCAGGAAATCTACAAATTCACGGAGGTCTTTGGTTTCTTTGGTAGCAATCTTGTGCCATGACTGTATTTTGTCACGATATGACTTGCCGACTACAAACGGATTGCCAAACCTGTCATTGAGTATGTTCCAAGCAGCGGTGTAAGCGGTCTCTGTTCCAACCAGGAAGTGTCCTTCAATAGCTCTTTTGACTGGACCACTCACATACTTGCGTAGAAAGAAGAGCTTTTCTTGGACTGGCAAGTTCTTGCGATCAATTAACGTTTGAAAGGACAGTTTCCAGTCATTATAAGTAAGAGGATCTCCAGAGAAAACAACTGGTTCTGGAATCGGAATCCTATTGGCTGTAATCGCTTCAGCAAGTGCCTTCACAAGATCATTAGAGGCTTCATTTGGATCAACAAATTTAGTTGACTGGGAGATATGAGCTGTTGTGATTGGAACCCTTTGAGGAGAACAAGAGGGTTGGTATAAAGGAGCAGTGACTTGAGCGAGCCTTTGCGGCTGAGGAAGAGAAATAGGAATGTTTGGATAAGAAGTACAATCTTCTTGTCTTTGAAGAGGAACAGAACACTGTTCAAGCTCATCACCTTTGATGCTTTCAACATAAACTTGCAGCCTTGCTTGTGCTGCATTATGCCTTTTTAGTTCCTCCAATCTTTCCACTTCCTTTTTCTTCTCCTCCAGCTTTATTTTTCTCATAGTACTTTCTGAGATAAATTGAGCCCTTTTTCTAGCATTTTCCGCTTCCATCTCCCTTTCTTGAGCTTCTCTTTCGGCTGTTAACCTTTCATCCTCTGCTTCAAGTTTCCTAATTTCCCCTTCATATTGATGTTGTGTCTTCATTATTTTAATCACCTCTTGTGTAGCCGCTACTTCAGCTGCTGCTTCTTGTCTTTTCTGCAAAGAATTATAGGAAGATTGACTGGACATCTTGGAAACAGACTTTGACTTACCGGAGGTTGCTGAGATGATAGTGGACACAGTAGTTTCAAAGACTGAATTTGAATCAGGCCAGGGTATGTCCTCAGGATCTTCATTTAGAAACCGTTGCGCTTTCTCATTAGCAATGCTAGTAATTGAGAGGCATGTGTCATTTTTCCTCCTTATTTCTGTGTCAGGGCTTGTGATGCTTCTTATCTTCTCATAGAGATGATCAACCTCTGACTGTGTGCTATTAATAATGCTCACAACTTCAAGAATCAATTCAGCATCATCATTTTTCTTGATGGCTCTCTTCAGACCATTGATGTGATATTTCCATCTTCTGTACTTCTGCTCAAAGCTTCTCTTCAATTCATTTAATTTAGCATCTTGGAGTGATTTACCCTTTTCAGTAAGTGTGCGTGCACGCTGACTTTTTCTAATATCTGTGACTTGTGTTTGTTGCACTTGTTCAGCAACTTCAATTTGGCCAGCTACATCAGCATGCTGTGGTGGGATAACCTGCTCTACATTGTCTAACTCTTGTGTAATGGGAGTTGCATAGCTAACTTCTCTAGTGGACAGCACTGTATTTTCACTTGTATCAGCCATGTCAAACTGTATTGCTTTACAATGTGGTACTCAAAGACAATAAAATGTTAGTGTTAATGTAGGATATACTTATGTGACACAACCATACACATCATAATATGGAAATATCTAGTAGCAGAACAATGAATACAGCTTGTAAAATGTGAAATTCTGCACACTTAAAATTGTTTATCATGTACAAAACACTTGAATATAACAAGAAAATTCACTTTAGACACTTTAGATTTCTTCAATAATAAAACACAACTGCTTATCTGTTCAATCCTTTTTAGCTTAGTAAGCCAACCAACAATAGAAAGATATTTAACCTTTTCTTAGAATGAAGGTGATGGAATACCAATGCAATTGAAACTTTAGCACAGTTCACAAGACCTTATGCTGCTTCCAAGTCACTAACTTAAAAGTGCTTGCTTGTTCAGCCTTTACTTGATCACCGGCTTCTTCAATCAATCAATTGCAGTCTTTAAAAGGTGTACTTCCCTTGCCAATACGTAGTGCCTCTTGTAGCTTTAGCATCTGATGCTCTTGGCCTTCACCAATGCAGTGAAGTGTTCTACTATGCCGCCCTTAGTCACATTGCGAAGGCTGAGGTTCTTTTTCACAGATGTTTAATGCATTCATCGACATAGACACCAATACAGACATCAACTTCAACACCAACACCGTAGAACTGAATAAAAAAGACGAAATACACAACATATCACCAGTTACACATTCAGTTACATGGAAAACAAACAAATCACATTAAACTcttaaataaacagaaaatataTCCACATACCACTTTTGCCTGCTTGTGAGCTAAGAGAGGGGGTTATATCTTGAATTTTCTTGGTTGGATGGCATATGATATAGATAGAAACACTCTTAAGTTAGCAATTACATTGCTCCATCTCTTCATGTGGTTAACAAAACAGGAAGTGACAAACCAGGAAGTGACATATAAAGGCATGATGggagtaaaataaaataaccaaTAATCTCTTAGAAAAAATTAATCTTGCTCAAATAAACAACAATTCAGTATAGAAACACAATAAACACtagaaaataatcaaaatatcaaaatacacaaaattaaattaaccAAAAGTAACTTGTGTAAATGAGTGCTAAGGTACACAAATGCCATCTAGTGGAAAATAAGCATTAAACACAGAAAACTTTGTGACAGCAAATACACTATTCGTGAAGGCTATTTGTTGCATGGCAGCTCATGCTGGATTCAGTCACGCGCGTCAATCTGTTCCATAGAGGCTGCCTATATGGCATTCATGTGATGAGTAAAAATCGTATCAAAATGAAATAACTCGATCTACTACTTAACATGACTTGACGTTAAACCTGTTGGGTGCAATATTTGCAACAAAACAACTATTTACTTTAAACTCAAGTGGCCTAAAATTAAGAAACATTGAACGTGACCGAAAAACATCGCGGAACATTACAACTATTCGGTGTTGCACGAAACGTTTGTATTcactttaatttattcattttttatttattaatttctcTAATCTGCACACGCATAGCTGGGACACTTGCAGATGCGCTTAACGTCCAAAAAATAGATAAAGACATCATGAAAGCTCCATTCACTTTCTGTCATTACAGTACATCATGTACGTCAATTGCGTGCACTTCTGTTTTAATAAGATTACTCGCGTTGTTACGCGCTTCAAAAACCAGACTTAACTTACCCGACGACTTCAGAAAACTGAAGACGAATGTCCAAAATTGGTAGCACAGCGCCCGAAAG from Paramisgurnus dabryanus chromosome 8, PD_genome_1.1, whole genome shotgun sequence includes:
- the LOC135771284 gene encoding uncharacterized protein — translated: MADTSENTVLSTREVSYATPITQELDNVEQVIPPQHADVAGQIEVAEQVQQTQVTDIRKSQRARTLTEKGKSLQDAKLNELKRSFEQKYRRWKYHINGLKRAIKKNDDAELILEVVSIINSTQSEVDHLYEKIRSITSPDTEIRRKNDTCLSITSIANEKAQRFLNEDPEDIPWPDSNSVFETTVSTIISATSGKSKSVSKMSSQSSYNSLQKRQEAAAEVAATQEVIKIMKTQHQYEGEIRKLEAEDERLTAEREAQEREMEAENARKRAQFISESTMRKIKLEEKKKEVERLEELKRHNAAQARLQVYVESIKGDELEQCSVPLQRQEDCTSYPNIPISLPQPQRLAQVTAPLYQPSCSPQRVPITTAHISQSTKFVDPNEASNDLVKALAEAITANRIPIPEPVVFSGDPLTYNDWKLSFQTLIDRKNLPVQEKLFFLRKYVSGPVKRAIEGHFLVGTETAYTAAWNILNDRFGNPFVVGKSYRDKIQSWHKIATKETKDLREFVDFLSSVESAMPYVQGLQALNDCVENQRISSKLPEWLSSRWNRAATKFQDECGRFPDFKYFVEFLNKEARIACNPITSLQAIKPVEQERTKYTDQDKYKFQRNRNSTAKTFTTSSSEKTSIICVFCKRYGHTLHKCRKIMERPVEERLKFVQAEKLCFGCLKTGHNSKVCPARSVCDKCEKCHPTCLHQDRVNKYLGQGSRIIQDQSKVNHGSADRTVESQKVQESKPVISNRVVQERNNTHTSSIIPVYVSTTAEPRKEILVYALLDTQSDTTFILKNTAETLGIKKEPVKLKISTITSKTKVVSSHKLNGLQVRGIQSEVKIKLPTTYTRDYIPVNRSHIPTCETAKNWPHLEHLADEMAPALDCEVGLLIGYNCPQALLPRDVLSGNEDQPFAQRSVLGWSIIGYNHYDRQNYEDEVGVSHRIILKQVLPAGERSHKLKSEVCFIHRNKVKEMITPAEVLKVFESDFIERKNEEVSTSQEDLRFLAKLNKGIKQTQDGHYQMPLPFKGERPELPNNKACAEHRLKSLEKRLKRDEQYHKDYLAFMKDIIARGDAEKVPEMQLNNQPVWYIPHHGVYNPQKPGKIRIVFDCSARFQNTSLNEHLLTVRLTLTWP